The proteins below are encoded in one region of Paraflavitalea devenefica:
- a CDS encoding sigma 54-interacting response regulator codes for MKEQILIVEDQFVEAEDLRLLLEQAGYGVTGIARSVPQALEMVKDKRPDFVLLDIFLKGKQTGIDLAKLLAIDNIPFVYLSANSNEEVLNAAKQTHPYGFIVKPYRKKDLLVTLEIARYRRAHSVEAKYYREIELRKILKTIISGTGTWPQKLLAVTSALQSYIPFDFLVAGFDNLRQPHFKGMCFLRIGFDEYQMIGAQELTTITGKPIEELIALQGGSPPVQQAVYYDDEAFKNICRQPSLRQLFADTFQLRSNLEMPMSILDRKSFSFCLYSRRPDAYSTEQVELFERVQFSLIQTIEHLLHGEIMEEATSLPAATTTTESTHTQKGFEGIVGKSHLLLHVFDHITQAAPSDTSVLILGESGTGKEKIANCLHNLSARKGKPFIKLNCAALPATLIESELFGHEKGAFTGAHERRIGKFERADKGTIFLDEIGEMPMELQVKLLRVLQEREIERVGGRDTIKVDVRFIAATNKNLEKEVAEGRFRLDLYYRLNVFPITLPALRDRKEDIPALAYHFMNHYSHKAGKKISGLSEQVLLKMMAYNWPGNIRELEHLIERSVLLAKGTIIEEILLPTVEKMEGTAVAEDAALKTIVENERDYILSVLRKCHGRIWGAGAAAEILNINPSTLKSKMKKLGIKKEYIK; via the coding sequence ATGAAAGAGCAAATTCTTATAGTAGAAGATCAATTTGTGGAGGCGGAAGATCTGCGCCTGTTGCTGGAGCAGGCAGGGTATGGCGTTACCGGCATCGCGCGTTCAGTGCCCCAGGCACTCGAAATGGTCAAGGATAAGAGGCCGGATTTCGTACTGTTGGACATTTTTCTAAAGGGAAAACAAACCGGCATCGATCTCGCGAAGTTGCTGGCCATCGACAATATTCCCTTTGTATACCTGTCGGCCAATTCAAACGAAGAGGTGCTGAACGCTGCCAAGCAAACACATCCCTATGGTTTTATTGTAAAACCTTACCGGAAGAAAGACCTGCTGGTGACGCTGGAGATTGCCAGGTACCGCCGTGCCCATAGTGTGGAAGCAAAATACTATAGGGAGATTGAGTTGCGCAAAATATTGAAAACGATCATCAGTGGTACCGGAACCTGGCCGCAGAAATTACTGGCCGTCACTTCAGCCCTGCAGTCGTATATTCCTTTTGACTTTCTCGTTGCCGGGTTTGATAATCTCAGACAGCCTCACTTCAAGGGCATGTGCTTTTTACGGATTGGGTTTGATGAATACCAAATGATTGGTGCGCAGGAGTTGACCACGATCACCGGGAAGCCAATAGAGGAACTTATTGCGTTGCAGGGAGGCAGTCCGCCAGTACAACAGGCCGTCTATTATGACGATGAGGCTTTTAAAAATATTTGCAGGCAGCCCTCGCTCCGGCAATTGTTTGCCGATACTTTTCAGTTGCGATCGAACCTTGAAATGCCGATGAGCATCCTGGACCGGAAATCATTCAGTTTTTGTTTGTATAGCCGGAGGCCGGATGCCTACAGCACAGAGCAAGTGGAGTTATTCGAAAGGGTCCAGTTCTCCCTGATCCAAACCATTGAGCACTTGTTACATGGTGAGATCATGGAGGAGGCTACATCGCTGCCAGCAGCCACTACAACAACGGAAAGCACTCATACCCAAAAAGGGTTTGAAGGGATCGTTGGCAAAAGCCATCTCTTGTTACATGTATTTGACCATATCACGCAGGCAGCTCCTTCTGATACATCCGTGCTTATCCTGGGAGAAAGCGGCACCGGTAAAGAAAAGATCGCCAATTGCCTCCATAACCTGTCGGCCCGGAAAGGAAAGCCATTTATTAAGTTGAATTGTGCGGCCTTGCCCGCCACCTTGATTGAATCCGAATTATTCGGCCATGAAAAAGGAGCTTTTACCGGCGCACATGAAAGAAGGATTGGGAAATTTGAAAGAGCAGACAAGGGAACCATTTTTCTCGATGAGATTGGAGAAATGCCGATGGAATTGCAGGTAAAATTATTAAGGGTATTGCAGGAGCGGGAAATAGAAAGAGTAGGGGGGAGAGATACGATCAAAGTGGATGTACGCTTCATTGCGGCTACCAATAAAAACCTGGAGAAAGAGGTGGCGGAAGGTCGTTTCCGGCTGGACCTGTACTACCGTCTGAATGTTTTCCCGATCACGCTGCCTGCCTTGCGTGACCGCAAGGAGGATATACCTGCATTGGCTTATCATTTTATGAATCACTACAGCCATAAAGCCGGGAAAAAGATCAGTGGTCTATCGGAGCAGGTGCTGTTGAAGATGATGGCTTATAACTGGCCGGGCAATATTCGTGAACTCGAACATCTAATAGAACGAAGTGTGTTGCTTGCCAAAGGAACGATCATTGAAGAGATACTATTGCCAACAGTTGAAAAAATGGAAGGGACGGCAGTTGCTGAAGACGCTGCCTTGAAAACGATCGTAGAAAACGAAAGAGACTATATCCTCTCCGTATTGCGGAAATGTCATGGAAGGATATGGGGGGCAGGTGCTGCTGCTGAGATCCTGAATATTAATCCTTCCACATTAAAGTCAAAAATGAAGAAACTCGGGATAAAGAAGGAGTACATTAAATAG
- a CDS encoding sensor histidine kinase, with the protein MMAVVVPAMAQLPPDLSPGELRHRLQHSKQDSNRILLLHALGKTYLKEEFSDTRASLIDTAIGIFSYAIRLSDTLQLKSFWVESMLLEGDAHLVKKETAAGVKRFSEVAAFYRAQGDIQKEARTWLRLARNISWNAEYYIEIEAYFDKAIKLYTQAHNVEREAAVRTSLADFLFASNKFDLAEKELLKAIDLRRQIGSTKVSLNYFLLSQLNRYRGAYEKSLLYATKSVDNATRNNDTMDIDTFYGELALVLDELGRCAESCHWYRKTLTIRIARNIDRLNLYKTAGLLIRQLIKLHQSRDALALMDSMVAANPPQALFEKAIAMQNYAYCYDGLKLYPQAEQYYNSMAAYFRKAPLGDEYVFVGNLDIGRFYLQRGQFAKAHSYLDSALAYRGARLIDQRELHHMLFSADSALGNYAAAIKDLQQYQFLNDSIYNERKSRQIEELTIQYETEKKEQSIQLLEKEKRIQQTELTKEKNTRRWTLGVALLLIIIVALLVNYARLKRRTNRKLQVQQIQIEKKNDTLQHLVEEKEWLVREIHHRVKNNFQIVMGLLRTQSAYLQGEEAIQAVAESQQRIQAMSLVHLKLYQSDNLSAINMSAYIHELIDCLRDSFRTGNAIRFNLDIDAVKLNIAQCIPLGLILNEAVTNAIKYAFTGRQEGIIDVSLKRGSQDHFTLSIKDNGGGLPATFDSASQSSMGMKLMRGLSGDLDATLQVNNDNGTEIRLDFISEA; encoded by the coding sequence ATGATGGCAGTAGTTGTGCCAGCTATGGCACAGTTGCCGCCTGATCTGTCGCCCGGTGAATTGCGCCACCGGCTACAGCACAGTAAACAGGATAGCAACCGGATCTTACTGCTGCATGCGTTGGGCAAAACTTACCTTAAGGAGGAGTTCAGCGATACAAGAGCCTCGTTGATAGATACTGCCATTGGCATTTTCAGTTATGCCATCCGGCTGAGCGATACACTTCAATTAAAAAGTTTTTGGGTTGAAAGCATGTTATTAGAAGGCGATGCTCATCTTGTTAAAAAGGAAACAGCAGCCGGCGTAAAGCGTTTTTCTGAGGTGGCTGCTTTTTATCGTGCACAAGGCGACATACAAAAGGAGGCGCGAACCTGGCTGAGGCTTGCCCGGAACATAAGCTGGAATGCTGAATACTATATCGAAATTGAAGCTTATTTTGATAAGGCGATTAAGTTATACACACAGGCCCACAATGTTGAAAGAGAAGCCGCCGTCAGGACTTCCCTGGCAGATTTTCTTTTTGCTTCCAATAAATTTGATTTGGCGGAAAAGGAATTACTGAAGGCTATTGACTTACGTCGTCAAATAGGCAGTACCAAAGTATCTCTTAACTATTTCTTGCTTTCCCAGCTCAACAGGTACCGCGGGGCTTACGAAAAATCACTCTTATATGCAACGAAATCTGTTGACAATGCAACGCGAAACAATGATACCATGGATATTGATACGTTTTATGGAGAGTTGGCCCTGGTGCTCGATGAACTGGGCCGTTGCGCAGAAAGCTGCCATTGGTATCGAAAAACCCTCACTATAAGGATAGCACGAAATATAGACCGGCTAAATTTATATAAAACGGCTGGTTTACTGATCAGGCAATTGATAAAATTACATCAAAGCAGGGATGCCCTGGCTTTGATGGATAGCATGGTGGCGGCGAATCCACCGCAAGCCCTGTTTGAAAAGGCCATTGCCATGCAAAACTATGCTTATTGTTATGATGGCTTGAAGTTGTATCCCCAGGCGGAGCAATATTACAATTCCATGGCGGCCTACTTCCGGAAAGCTCCCCTGGGTGATGAATATGTTTTTGTGGGCAACCTGGATATTGGCAGGTTCTATTTGCAACGCGGGCAGTTCGCCAAAGCGCATAGTTACCTGGATTCCGCTTTAGCCTATCGGGGGGCGCGTTTGATAGACCAAAGAGAATTGCATCACATGCTTTTCTCTGCCGACTCTGCACTCGGCAATTATGCCGCTGCCATTAAAGACCTGCAACAATACCAGTTTCTCAATGATTCCATATACAATGAACGAAAAAGCAGGCAGATCGAGGAGTTGACCATTCAATATGAAACAGAAAAAAAGGAACAGAGCATTCAACTGTTGGAAAAGGAAAAGCGGATCCAGCAGACCGAGTTGACCAAAGAGAAAAATACGAGGCGCTGGACCCTGGGGGTGGCGCTATTGCTGATCATTATAGTAGCGTTGTTGGTGAATTATGCACGTTTAAAGCGACGGACCAACCGGAAATTGCAGGTTCAGCAAATACAAATTGAAAAGAAGAATGATACCTTGCAACACCTGGTGGAAGAGAAGGAGTGGCTGGTGCGGGAGATCCACCACCGGGTAAAAAACAATTTTCAGATCGTCATGGGTTTGCTGCGTACCCAATCGGCCTACCTGCAGGGAGAAGAAGCGATACAAGCGGTAGCAGAAAGCCAGCAGCGTATCCAGGCCATGTCATTGGTTCACCTGAAACTATATCAATCGGATAATCTATCGGCCATCAATATGTCTGCTTATATACATGAGTTGATAGATTGCCTGAGGGATAGCTTTCGTACGGGCAATGCCATTCGATTCAACCTGGACATTGACGCGGTAAAACTGAATATAGCGCAATGCATTCCACTTGGACTTATTCTGAATGAAGCCGTCACCAATGCTATTAAATATGCTTTTACGGGTAGGCAGGAGGGGATAATTGATGTTTCCTTGAAAAGGGGCTCCCAGGATCATTTTACCCTTTCCATCAAAGATAATGGGGGTGGCCTGCCGGCTACATTCGATAGTGCAAGCCAGTCTTCCATGGGTATGAAATTGATGCGGGGGTTGAGTGGTGATCTGGATGCAACCTTGCAGGTAAACAATGATAACGGTACCGAAATACGGCTTGACTTTATTAGTGAAGCGTGA
- a CDS encoding alpha/beta fold hydrolase codes for MKKSISLLWIAGLLLAACNSEPSPAVTTADSSSNPSTVQAASPPANFKHAVSKVNGVDIHYVVGGTGEPLVLLHGFGQNWYMWNRLLPEFSKHFTVIAPDLPGLGESGKPDSGYDKKTMAAAIHGLVKQLGYDHINLAGHDIGLMVAYAYAAQFSGEVKKLALMDALLPGVEPVWSQVKASAWWFGFFGFPPSGELVAGKERLFLTSFWPVVGHVKDAFTPEEVNEFVRAYAVKGGTTGAFHWFGAFDQDALDNKVFMKNKLKMPLLAMGGEYFGAAFLVDHCKLIAENVKGSNIKGAGHWIVQENTAQVQKDLLDFFQSK; via the coding sequence ATGAAAAAATCGATATCATTACTTTGGATCGCAGGCCTTTTGCTGGCAGCCTGCAACAGTGAGCCCTCACCTGCTGTTACTACGGCAGACAGCAGCAGCAATCCTTCCACCGTCCAAGCCGCTTCTCCTCCCGCCAATTTCAAACACGCCGTTTCGAAAGTAAATGGCGTCGACATTCACTATGTGGTGGGTGGCACTGGCGAACCGCTCGTGTTATTACATGGTTTTGGACAGAACTGGTATATGTGGAACCGCCTGCTACCCGAATTCTCCAAACATTTTACCGTCATAGCACCCGATCTGCCGGGGCTGGGCGAATCGGGCAAGCCAGATAGTGGTTACGATAAGAAAACGATGGCCGCTGCTATCCATGGGCTGGTGAAGCAACTGGGATATGATCACATCAACCTGGCCGGTCACGATATTGGCCTCATGGTAGCCTATGCCTATGCTGCTCAATTCTCCGGCGAGGTAAAGAAACTCGCCCTGATGGATGCATTGTTGCCTGGTGTGGAGCCGGTTTGGAGCCAGGTGAAAGCCTCCGCCTGGTGGTTTGGGTTCTTTGGCTTTCCACCCTCCGGCGAATTGGTAGCAGGGAAAGAGCGCCTGTTTCTTACCAGTTTCTGGCCGGTAGTGGGTCACGTAAAAGATGCGTTCACACCCGAAGAGGTCAACGAATTCGTACGGGCCTACGCAGTAAAAGGCGGAACAACGGGCGCCTTTCACTGGTTCGGCGCTTTTGACCAGGACGCATTGGACAATAAAGTGTTCATGAAAAACAAGCTCAAAATGCCCTTGCTGGCGATGGGAGGCGAATACTTTGGCGCTGCCTTCCTGGTAGATCACTGCAAACTCATAGCTGAAAACGTGAAAGGCTCCAATATCAAAGGAGCCGGGCACTGGATCGTACAGGAGAACACTGCCCAGGTGCAAAAAGATCTGTTGGATTTCTTTCAGTCTAAATGA
- a CDS encoding response regulator transcription factor, protein MTESILIVDDNLEILEFLTEVLGDTYKVHVAENGEIALQILDTEVIHLIVLDVMMPGMDGFELCHLVKSNVEYCHIPVLLLTSKSSHRSHIEGLEAGADAYTRKPFSPKFIQVQIANLLNNRLKIKTHFASSPFEDVRVMAHSKTDETFLKKLDDYIRKNIQDSQMDIDKLAEHMNMSRPTLYRKIKSLSALSPKELINITRLKKAACLIAENEFSLSEIARMVGYGSQSLFSRNFQKHFNASPLEYLNSLPKTTTK, encoded by the coding sequence ATGACTGAAAGCATTTTAATTGTAGACGATAACCTGGAAATCCTGGAATTTTTAACAGAAGTCCTGGGTGACACTTATAAAGTGCATGTGGCAGAAAATGGCGAGATCGCCTTACAAATTTTAGATACGGAAGTGATACATCTTATCGTGTTAGACGTTATGATGCCTGGCATGGACGGCTTTGAGCTGTGTCATCTGGTCAAATCAAATGTTGAATATTGTCATATTCCGGTCTTGTTGTTAACGTCAAAAAGTAGCCATCGTTCCCATATAGAAGGACTGGAGGCAGGTGCTGACGCCTATACCCGGAAACCTTTTTCTCCAAAATTTATCCAGGTACAAATTGCCAATTTGCTTAATAACCGTTTAAAAATAAAAACGCATTTTGCGAGTTCGCCATTTGAGGATGTACGGGTAATGGCTCATTCCAAAACGGATGAAACCTTTTTAAAGAAGCTGGACGATTATATTCGTAAAAATATCCAGGACAGTCAGATGGACATTGACAAGCTGGCTGAACATATGAATATGAGCCGCCCCACTTTGTATCGAAAAATAAAATCCCTTTCCGCCTTATCACCCAAGGAACTGATCAATATTACCCGACTCAAGAAAGCCGCTTGCCTTATCGCTGAAAATGAGTTTAGTCTGTCTGAGATCGCCAGGATGGTCGGATATGGTTCTCAAAGCCTTTTTAGCAGGAATTTTCAAAAACACTTCAATGCGTCTCCGCTGGAATACCTGAATTCCCTGCCAAAGACGACTACAAAATGA
- a CDS encoding ligand-binding sensor domain-containing protein, whose amino-acid sequence MRLPRYSALVSLLLQLVTLSCWGQYYFTHYQVEDGLVHNSVASILQDSRGLVWIGTRGGLNRFDGYTFKACKNQENKFGSIGNNVIMVIAEDKKGMLWIGTGKGIFMYNPYSEVFTPLDIAPQTYIDYLLIDSNNNLWFLANHSLYKYDQGEKKVEHLKIRASCLALDRSMNLWVGSNDGVIGIYTHRTHSVTNVRIIDESVPANRRSISKIVPINDQEVLVGCFKQGLKSYNAKTGEIRSLPLRNINNTDIYVRDITAGSNQQYWIATESGIYIYDLATNTSQNLRKRAGDPYSIADNAVYTICKDNQGGMWAGTYFGGLNYYSAANARFEKYYPVQGANSISGDAVGTICADSRGDLWIGTEDAGINKFTIKTGQFTHYTATGKRGNISYPNIHGLLALGDQLFIGSFFHGMEIMDMRTGLVTDRFPFIGDKNDKVSDFILRFYFTKDSTLLVGTAYNGSGLFIYDRKHKTFSRIHQIPYNSYVFDVIEDEQGTIWTGSTTQGAFYYNPKTGGQGNFRFGDTLNSEIINEFPVHNIFEDSYHSIWFATAGGGLIKLAPDRKTIKKFTTANGLPSNVVFCILEDNSKHLWISSLSGLTCLDLRSEQCKTYTQPNGLITDQFNFNSAYKDVNGKMYFGSVKGMIAFNPAEFDQQDASPPIYITGFQINNKEIKPDDKGGPLTKSVLFTDTIVLAYDQNNFSIEFAALNYSSTGVTRYRYFMTGVNKDWTYLNTNRNAWFTDLGPGNYLFTVRAESNVGSWTSKERRLFIRILPPFWKSNTAYLLYTLTIGIILYLLIRYYHRYLDSKNRNKLQLFEHEKEKEIYQFKIDFFTNIAHEIQTPLTLIVGPVERLMNKVEDQPNIKKSLLMVQKNANRLADLTEQLLDFRQTEIEQFGLNFVNVDINKLLREQTDSFREFAQESGISLSIDLPEIHIVAFVDREALMKICGNLISNAIKYAASRATVRMASLTDGEEKITISFCNDGKGIPAEFHQKIFEPFFRLRNKEKPGTGIGLPLAKSLTELHNGSLTLVSGKTNEIIFVLTLPVHQKIEFNLSSNWKKV is encoded by the coding sequence ATGCGATTACCCCGTTACTCCGCTTTAGTAAGCCTGCTATTACAACTTGTCACTTTATCATGTTGGGGTCAATATTATTTCACCCATTACCAGGTGGAAGATGGGCTGGTGCATAATTCTGTAGCATCCATTTTACAGGATAGCAGAGGTTTAGTATGGATTGGAACACGGGGAGGACTAAACCGTTTTGACGGTTACACTTTTAAAGCCTGCAAAAATCAGGAAAACAAATTTGGCAGCATAGGCAATAATGTGATCATGGTTATTGCCGAGGATAAAAAAGGAATGCTATGGATTGGTACCGGTAAGGGCATTTTTATGTATAATCCCTATAGCGAAGTTTTTACGCCACTTGACATAGCTCCGCAAACATACATCGACTATCTTCTGATAGATAGTAATAATAATCTATGGTTCCTGGCTAATCATTCACTGTACAAATATGACCAGGGAGAAAAAAAAGTCGAACATTTAAAGATACGGGCATCCTGTTTGGCGCTTGACCGCAGCATGAATTTGTGGGTGGGAAGTAATGACGGCGTTATAGGCATCTATACGCACCGAACCCATTCGGTCACAAACGTCCGGATCATTGATGAGAGCGTTCCGGCAAATAGGCGATCGATCAGCAAAATAGTTCCTATCAATGATCAGGAAGTATTGGTGGGGTGTTTTAAGCAGGGGCTAAAAAGCTATAATGCTAAAACAGGAGAAATCAGGTCATTGCCGCTTCGCAATATTAATAATACAGATATATATGTACGTGACATTACTGCGGGCAGCAATCAGCAATACTGGATAGCCACTGAATCAGGCATCTATATTTATGACCTGGCCACTAACACAAGCCAAAATTTACGAAAGCGGGCCGGTGATCCTTATTCTATCGCAGATAACGCTGTTTACACCATCTGTAAAGACAACCAGGGGGGCATGTGGGCAGGCACTTATTTTGGTGGGTTAAATTATTACTCGGCAGCGAATGCCCGGTTTGAAAAATATTATCCGGTACAGGGCGCCAATTCTATTTCAGGCGATGCTGTAGGAACGATTTGTGCTGACTCCAGGGGTGACTTATGGATTGGTACTGAAGATGCGGGTATCAATAAGTTTACTATTAAAACAGGACAATTTACCCATTATACTGCAACAGGGAAAAGAGGAAATATTTCCTATCCCAATATACACGGTCTGCTCGCATTAGGCGATCAGTTATTTATTGGCTCGTTTTTTCATGGTATGGAAATAATGGATATGCGCACCGGATTAGTGACTGATCGCTTTCCATTCATTGGCGATAAAAACGACAAGGTGAGTGATTTTATACTTCGTTTCTATTTCACGAAGGATAGCACCTTACTCGTTGGTACTGCTTACAACGGTTCGGGTCTGTTTATTTATGACAGGAAACACAAGACATTCAGCCGTATTCATCAAATACCCTATAATTCGTATGTTTTTGACGTCATCGAAGACGAACAAGGAACTATCTGGACTGGCAGTACGACACAAGGGGCGTTTTATTATAACCCCAAAACCGGTGGGCAGGGTAATTTCCGCTTTGGAGACACCCTAAATAGCGAAATAATCAATGAATTTCCGGTGCATAATATTTTTGAGGACAGCTATCACTCTATTTGGTTTGCCACTGCCGGCGGTGGCTTGATAAAGTTGGCCCCGGACCGGAAAACCATTAAAAAATTTACGACTGCAAACGGTTTACCCAGTAATGTTGTGTTCTGTATCCTGGAAGACAACTCGAAACACTTATGGATCAGTTCGCTCAGCGGCTTGACCTGCCTTGACTTACGCTCCGAACAGTGCAAAACTTATACACAACCAAACGGGTTGATAACAGATCAATTCAATTTTAATTCGGCTTACAAAGACGTCAATGGAAAAATGTATTTCGGCTCTGTCAAAGGAATGATTGCCTTTAATCCAGCCGAATTTGACCAGCAAGATGCCTCCCCGCCCATTTACATTACCGGGTTTCAAATAAACAATAAAGAGATAAAGCCTGATGACAAGGGCGGCCCCCTCACCAAATCTGTTTTATTTACGGATACTATTGTGCTTGCCTACGATCAAAACAACTTCAGCATTGAGTTTGCAGCGCTGAATTATTCATCAACCGGGGTTACCAGGTATAGGTATTTCATGACCGGGGTGAATAAAGATTGGACCTATCTTAACACGAACAGAAACGCCTGGTTTACAGACCTGGGGCCAGGTAACTATCTGTTTACAGTGCGTGCAGAAAGCAACGTCGGCAGTTGGACGAGTAAAGAACGGCGTTTGTTTATCAGAATTTTACCCCCTTTTTGGAAGAGCAATACTGCTTATTTATTATATACGCTTACTATAGGAATAATTTTGTACCTGTTGATCCGGTATTACCATCGTTACCTGGACAGTAAAAACCGGAACAAGCTACAACTATTTGAACACGAAAAGGAGAAAGAGATCTACCAATTTAAGATTGATTTTTTTACCAATATTGCGCACGAAATTCAAACACCCCTGACCTTAATTGTAGGACCAGTGGAAAGATTAATGAATAAGGTAGAGGACCAGCCAAACATTAAAAAGAGCCTGTTAATGGTGCAAAAGAATGCCAATCGTTTGGCGGACCTTACTGAGCAGTTGCTTGATTTCAGACAAACTGAAATAGAACAGTTCGGATTAAACTTTGTAAATGTAGACATCAACAAACTACTAAGGGAACAAACAGACTCGTTCAGGGAATTCGCACAGGAGAGTGGAATAAGTTTAAGTATAGATCTTCCCGAAATCCATATTGTGGCATTTGTAGACCGGGAAGCTTTGATGAAAATATGCGGCAACCTGATCTCCAATGCCATTAAGTATGCAGCATCCAGGGCTACCGTCAGGATGGCCTCACTGACTGATGGCGAAGAAAAAATTACAATCAGTTTTTGTAACGATGGCAAAGGCATTCCAGCGGAGTTTCATCAAAAGATCTTCGAGCCATTTTTCAGGTTGCGCAATAAGGAAAAGCCGGGAACCGGCATTGGATTGCCTTTAGCGAAGTCTTTAACAGAATTGCATAACGGATCCTTAACCCTGGTTTCAGGCAAGACCAATGAGATCATTTTTGTATTAACGTTGCCAGTTCACCAAAAGATCGAGTTTAATTTGTCGAGCAATTGGAAAAAAGTATAA